A single region of the Bacillus cereus genome encodes:
- a CDS encoding phosphotransferase family protein → MNMEWLEQLLGKEWSLIPAGGVTGDAYIAQNGQQKLFLKRNTSPFLAVLSAEGIVPKLLWTRRVTNGDVISAQKWLPGQKLEQEDMKLERVAKLLKKIHSSKALVQMIQRLGKQPLHAQELLQQLQLVLRGDIRVDETIQQGLQYLTESLKDIEYDEFVVCHCDVNHNNWILSDEDELFLIDWDGAVIADPALDLGMLLYWYVPRHEWSEWLGYYDVELDESLLRRMRWYVIAQTILSIQWHTTKKQQAEAKYWHQYLQQLLASE, encoded by the coding sequence ATGAATATGGAATGGTTGGAACAATTATTAGGAAAAGAGTGGAGTCTTATACCGGCTGGTGGAGTAACGGGCGATGCGTATATTGCGCAAAACGGACAACAAAAGTTATTTTTAAAGCGGAATACATCGCCCTTTTTAGCGGTATTGTCAGCTGAAGGAATTGTTCCAAAATTACTTTGGACAAGAAGGGTAACGAACGGTGATGTAATTTCTGCTCAAAAATGGCTTCCGGGACAGAAGTTAGAGCAAGAGGATATGAAACTAGAACGTGTTGCGAAACTTTTGAAGAAAATACACTCCTCTAAAGCGCTTGTGCAGATGATTCAAAGGCTAGGAAAGCAGCCGCTTCATGCGCAAGAGTTATTACAACAATTACAACTTGTTTTAAGAGGAGATATAAGAGTTGATGAAACAATTCAGCAAGGTCTTCAATATTTAACAGAGTCATTAAAAGATATTGAGTACGATGAATTCGTTGTATGCCATTGTGATGTAAACCATAACAATTGGATATTGTCGGATGAAGATGAATTGTTTTTAATTGATTGGGATGGAGCTGTGATTGCTGACCCAGCTTTAGACCTTGGGATGTTATTATATTGGTATGTTCCGCGTCATGAATGGAGTGAGTGGCTCGGATATTATGATGTTGAACTAGATGAATCATTACTTAGGCGTATGAGATGGTATGTTATAGCACAAACGATTTTATCTATTCAATGGCACACAACAAAAAAGCAGCAAGCAGAAGCTAAATATTGGCATCAATATTTACAGCAACTACTTGCTTCAGAATAA
- a CDS encoding YtzH-like family protein: protein MPINQQHQLEVLKDILVNHQSDCCGTVSECEQLERLIQSLLANDSISSDAKAMLNDVYSYSQSGKSSSNLDNHISNNQEQLTQWIAGMDNFS, encoded by the coding sequence ATGCCAATTAATCAACAGCATCAATTAGAAGTGTTAAAAGATATTTTAGTCAACCATCAAAGTGATTGCTGTGGGACAGTTTCTGAATGCGAGCAATTAGAGCGCCTCATTCAATCGTTACTCGCAAACGATAGTATAAGTAGTGACGCTAAAGCAATGCTAAACGATGTATATTCTTATAGTCAATCGGGTAAATCTTCCTCTAATTTGGACAACCATATTTCCAATAATCAAGAACAACTTACTCAGTGGATTGCTGGAATGGACAATTTTTCTTAA